A stretch of Bos taurus isolate L1 Dominette 01449 registration number 42190680 breed Hereford chromosome 5, ARS-UCD2.0, whole genome shotgun sequence DNA encodes these proteins:
- the GPRC5A gene encoding retinoic acid-induced protein 3 (The RefSeq protein has 2 substitutions compared to this genomic sequence) — MSTVAPAGCRSDLDSRYYRLCDKKAAWGIVLEALAGVGAVASVAFMITLLVLICKVQDSNKRKLLPTQFLFLLGVLGIFGLTFAFIITLDGGTGPTRFFLFGVLFALCFSCLLVHAFNLTKLVRGRQPLSMLVMLGLALGFSLVQDIIAIEYVVLTMNRTNVNIFSELSPPRRNEDFVMLLIYVLFLMALTFLTASFSFQGSFTAWKRHGAHIYLTTILSIAIWVAWITLLLVPTLSPQWDDTILSSALVANGWVFLLAYIAPEFHLLTRQQNPMDYPVEDAFCQPQFMKQSYGVVNRAYSQEGIIQGTEETGSTLYAPYSTHFQLQNRDSAKDFSIPRVQTRVSPYSDYEGRKDVS, encoded by the exons ATGTCCACAGTAGCCCCTGCTGGTTGCCGCTCAGACCTGGACTCCAGGTACTACAGACTCTGTGATAAGAAGGCAGCCTGGGGCATCGTCTTAGAGGCATTGGCTGGCGTGGGGGCTGTAGCCTCGGTGGCCTTCATGATCGCCCTGCTGGTCCTCATTTGCAAGGTGCAGGACTCCAATAAGCGCAAACTGCTCCCCACGCAGTTCCTCTTCCTCCTGGGTGTGCTGGGGATCTTCGGCCTCACCTTCGCCTTCATCATCACACTCAACGGCGGCACGGGGCCCACGCGGTTCTTCCTCTTCGGCGTCCTCTTCGCCCTCTGCTTCTCCTGCCTGCTGGTTCACGCCTTCAACCTGACGAAGCTGGTGCGAGGGAGGCAGCCACTGTCCATGCTGGTGATGCTGGGCCTGGCCCTGGGCTTCAGTCTGGTGCAGGACATCATTGCCATCGAGTACGTGGTCCTCACCATGAACAGGACCAACGTCAACATCTTCTCTGAGCTTTCTCCCCCACGGCGCAACGAGGACTTCGTCATGCTGCTCATCTACGTCCTCTTCCTCATGGCGCTGACCTTCCTCACGGCCTCTTTCAGCTTCCAGGGATCCTTTACTGCCTGGAAGAGACACGGGGCCCATATCTACCTCACCACGATCCTCTCCATTGCCATCTGGGTGGCGTGGATCACCCTGCTCTTGGTCCCTACCCTCAGCCCCCAGTGGGATGACACCATCCTCAGTTCAGCCTTGGTGGCCAATGGCTGGGTTTTCCTGTTGGCTTACATTGCACCCGAGTTTCACCTGCTCACGAGGCAACAGAACCCCATGGATTACCCTGTGGAGGACGCTTTCTGTCAGCCTCAGTTCATGAAGCAGAGCTATGGCGTGGTGAACAGAGCTTACTCTCAAGAGGGGATCATTCAAG GTACTGAAGAGACGGGGAGCACGCTCTATGCGCCATACTCCACCCATTTCCAGCTACAG AATCGGGATTCCGCAAAGGATTTCTCCATTCCTCGGGTCCAGACTCGGGTTAGCCCTTACAGTGACTACGAAGGAAGGAAAGATGTCAGTTAA